The Deltaproteobacteria bacterium genome includes the window GTGTATTTCAAAGGCGGCGGGGGAAACGTATCCCTTCTGGGAGATGCTTTCGAACGCTTCTACAAGGGAGTTCCCGCTCATATCCTGTTTTTCGATTACCGCGGATACGGGCGGAATCCGGGGAATCCCACGGAGCAGGGATTCTACTTGGATGGGGAAGCGGCGGTCCGTTATCTGTTGGATCGCGCTAAGGAAGATGACCTGCCATTGGTATTTTGGGGATATTCCCTCGGTGGCCCCGTCAGCGCCCATGCTTCGCAAGTCTTTTCGCCGGACGGACTGATACTCGAATCAACGCTTCCCTCCGTGGAAGACCTGTTACCTAGCTTTTTGAAAGGGCGAAGAAGATGGTTTTTCCATGGTAACTTCAATACAGCCGGATTCCTCGAGAACGCCTCGTTTCCCATACTGATCATGCATTCAAGGGGTGATCGGGTGGTGCCGTTCGTTGCGGAAGAAATACTCTACGACAAGTTGGATGGCAGGGCGGAGTTCTTTGAACTGCCCGGGACCGTATCCCACGGAGGAATGGTGCGTGTGGATCATCCTGAATATTGGAGGCGGATTCGTTCGTTTATTGTTTCCCTGAGAAGCAATCGATCAACGAGATGAAGCGAGTGCGGACAAATATGGTTGCTTTTGAGCGACTCCGTTTATTTTTTTCTTGCCTTCCTAAAGGTTATTATTTATAAATTTATGATCCTTAGCGGAGCTTCAGCCCATATAGGGGGCCCCCAAAGGGGATAGCGGGGTGCCGCATTCTGCAGTAAGGAAATGACACGCTTCAACTGAAATTAAATGAACGTGGAGAAGAAAAACGCGGCCAGGCCCGTTTCTATCGCGGGAAAAGTGTTGATTGTGAGGCTCTAGACAGTTAAGGCGTCTGGTATTGTCTGACCTGGAGAATCCATAGACCAAAGGGTGGTTCAGGCGAGACAAAGGATGCCTTTTTAATTTGGCTCGGAAACGTCAAGCGCCCCGTATCGCGTTTCTTGATTTCGGGCCGGGAGCAAACCTCTCCTCTCCCGTTATTTTGTTC containing:
- a CDS encoding alpha/beta hydrolase yields the protein MALKRFHKYIKRTAWILALVFPLTLLALLTLAACFKLDEVLIYPRYAARRELRPLPPYPHLEEVSFRTRDHVPLAGWFMEHPAPLARMVYFKGGGGNVSLLGDAFERFYKGVPAHILFFDYRGYGRNPGNPTEQGFYLDGEAAVRYLLDRAKEDDLPLVFWGYSLGGPVSAHASQVFSPDGLILESTLPSVEDLLPSFLKGRRRWFFHGNFNTAGFLENASFPILIMHSRGDRVVPFVAEEILYDKLDGRAEFFELPGTVSHGGMVRVDHPEYWRRIRSFIVSLRSNRSTR